One genomic segment of Nocardia spumae includes these proteins:
- a CDS encoding YbaK/EbsC family protein: protein MATDEGTLPARSEAVARALAQAGIHGRVRELTRSARTAADAAAALSCDVGAIANSLVFLAAGEPVLVLTSGRHRVDTTALAARWGRGELQRATPEQVRQVTGQAIGGVAPVGHPRALPTVVDAALTEYSQLWAAAGTPHTVFHTTAEELLRLTGGLLLPVRP, encoded by the coding sequence GTGGCAACCGATGAAGGCACTCTGCCCGCTCGCAGTGAGGCCGTGGCTCGAGCCCTGGCTCAGGCCGGAATCCACGGCCGCGTCCGCGAATTGACCCGCTCGGCGAGGACCGCCGCCGACGCCGCCGCGGCACTGAGCTGCGATGTCGGCGCGATCGCCAACAGCCTGGTGTTCCTCGCCGCCGGCGAGCCCGTCCTGGTCCTGACCAGCGGCCGGCACCGAGTGGACACCACCGCCCTCGCGGCGCGATGGGGCCGCGGCGAACTCCAGCGCGCCACCCCTGAACAAGTACGCCAGGTCACCGGCCAGGCAATCGGCGGCGTAGCTCCGGTCGGACATCCGCGGGCCCTGCCCACTGTGGTCGACGCCGCGCTGACCGAATACTCCCAGCTCTGGGCTGCCGCCGGAACACCGCACACGGTGTTTCACACCACTGCCGAGGAACTGCTCCGCCTTACCGGCGGGCTGCTCCTTCCGGTCAGGCCATAA